One window from the genome of Numida meleagris isolate 19003 breed g44 Domestic line chromosome 24, NumMel1.0, whole genome shotgun sequence encodes:
- the NAXE gene encoding NAD(P)H-hydrate epimerase, translating to MLLTPHCPSPPRHPLPPYSPSPHCPSSHCCSSPPCCPLSRTVPHPTLPFTPLLLLTPILVLTPIQLLLTILLVLPPLLLITPYWSSPHAAPHPTAAPHPHTGPHPTAGSPPGAGPQPHCLFHHAAAPPPQLPLLSHPITTPPPPQAALIDELYGLVVDAIFGFSFKGAVREPFGSILSTLQRVTVPIASIDIPSGWDVEKGRADGLRPDMLISLTAPKKAAAHFSGRYHFLGGRFVPAALQEKYGLNLPPYPGSECVLQLP from the exons ATGCTCCTCACCCCACACTGCCCTTCACCCCCACGCCACCCCTTACCCCCATACAGTCCCTCACCCCACTGCCCTTCATCCCATTGCTGCTCCTCACCCCCGTGCTGCCCCTTATCCCGTACTGTTCCTCACCCCACGCTGCccttcaccccactgctgctgctcaccccCATATTGGTCCTCACCCCCATACAACTGCTCCTTACCATCCTACTGGTTCTCCCCCCACTGCTGCTCATCACCCCATACTGGTCCTCACCTCATGCTGCTccccaccccactgctgctcctcaccccCATACTGGTCCTCATCCCACTGCGGGTTCACCCCCAGGTGCTGGTCCTCAACCCCACTGCTTGTTCCACCACGCTGCCGCTCCACCCCCCCAATTGCCGCTCCTCTCCCACCCCATTACCACTCCTCCCCCCCCGCAGGCCGCGCTCATTGACGAGCTGTACGGGCTGGTGGTGGATGCCATTTTCGGGTTCAGCTTCAAGGGAGCGGTGCGGGAGCCGTTCGGGAGCATCCTGAGCACCCTGCAGCGCGTCACGGTGCCCATCGCCAGCATCGACATCCCCTCGG GCTGGGACGTGGAGAAGGGGCGGGCGGACGGGCTGCGGCCCGACATGCTCATCTCGCTGACGGCCCCCAAGAAGGCGGCAGCGCATTTCTCGGGCCGCTACCACTTCCTGGGGGGCCGGTTCGTGCCCGCGGCGCTGCAGGAGAAGTACGGCCTCAACCTGCCCCCGTACCCGGGCTCCGAGTGCGTCCTGCAGCTGCCCTAG
- the UBQLN4 gene encoding ubiquilin-4 isoform X2 has translation MAEPSGGGGGPGPGGSELGGPGGALIRVTVKTPKDKEEIVIADGASVREFKEEISRRFKAKQDQLVLIFAGKILKDGDTLNQHGIKDGLTVHLVIKTPQKVQDPTSAASAAGAASAPATTSPSPAAPSQPSTSSSAALDAGSGGRRSSGSGTLGGPGDGGPNSATSILSGFGGITGLGNLGMGSANFMELQQQMQRQLMSNPEMLSQIMENPLVQNMMSNPDLMRQMIMANPQMQQLMERNPEISHMLNNPELMRQTMELARNPAMMQEMMRNQDRALSNLESIPGGYNALRRMYTDIQEPMFSAAREQFGNNPFSSLTGNSESSSSQPLRTENREPLPNPWSPTPPASQSQAPSSEGSSGSGTTQSTPTVSNPFGLNAASFGAGMFNSPEMQGLLQQISENPQLMQNMISAPYMRSMMQTLAQNPDFAAQMQNPDSLSILTNPRAMQALLQIQQGLQTLQTEAPGLVPSLGSFGMPRMPPSSTGGSTIPENPVPSASTPASASPPGGGNPQQQLMQQMIQLLAGGSSQAQSPEVRFQQQLEQLNAMGFINREANLQALIATGGDINAAIERLLGSQPS, from the exons ttcaaaGAAGAGATTTCCAGGCGGTTTAAAGCCAAACAGGATCAGCTGGTTCTGATCTTCGCTGGGAAGATCTTGAAGGATGGAGACACTCTGAATCAACACGGGATCAAAGATGGGCTGACCGTGCACTTGGTCATTAAGACTCCACAGAA GGTCCAAGATCCGacatctgctgcttctgccgCCGGTGCTGCTTCTGCCCCCGCCACAACGTccccttctcctgctgccccatcccagcctTCCACATCCAGCAGCGCTGCTCTGGACGCTGGCAGCGGCGGCCGACGGAGCAGCGGGTCCGGGACTCTGGGAGGTCCCGGAGATGGAGGCCCCAACAGTGCCACATCGATCCTTT CTGGCTTTGGCGGCATCACCGGGCTGGGCAACCTCGGCATGGGCTCCGCCAACTTCAtggagctccagcagcagatgcagcGACAGCTGATGTCCAACCCCGAGATGCTCTCTCAGATCATGGAGAACCCCTTGGTGCAGAACATGATGTCGAACCCCGACCTCATGAGGCAGATGATCATGGCCAACCCGCAGATGCAGCAGCTCATGGAGCGAAATCCGGAGATCAGCCACATGCTGAACAACCCGGAGCTGATGAGGCAG ACAATGGAGTTGGCTCGTAACCCCGCCATGATGCAGGAGATGATGCGGAACCAGGACCGCGCTTTGAGCAACCTCGAGAGCATTCCAGGAGGGTACAACGCCTTGCGCCGCATGTACACGGACATCCAGGAGCCCATGTTCAGCGCGGCCAGGGAGCAG TTTGGCAACAACCCCTTCTCTTCCTTAACGGGGAACTCCGagagctccagctctcagcctttgCGGACGGAGAACAGAGAGCCGTTACCGAACCCCTGGAGCCCCACGCCCCCTGCTTCCCAGAGCCAGGCGCCCAGCAGCGAAGGGAGCTCTGGCTCAGGAACCACCCAAAGCACACCGACCGTGTCCAACCCCTTTGGGCTGAATGCTGCCAGCTTCGGGGCTG GCATGTTTAACAGCCCGGAGATGCAAGGGCTCCTGCAGCAGATCTCCGAAAATCCTCAACTGATGCAGAACATGATCTCTGCCCCGTATATGCGGAGCATGATGCAAACTCTCGCCCAGAACCCAGACTTTGCAGCACAG ATGCAGAACCCAGACTCCCTGTCCATCCTCACCAACCCCCGCGCCATGCAGGCGCTCCTCCAGATCCAGCAGGGACTCCAGACGCTGCAGACGGAGGCCCCAGGACTAGTGCCAAG cctcGGCTCCTTTGGCATGCCTCGAATGCCCCCGTCCTCCACAGGAGGAAGCACAATCCCGGAGAACCCCGTTCCCTCCGCTTCGACGCCGGCCAGTGCCTCTCCACCCGGGGGTGGTaacccccagcagcagctcatgcAGCAGATGATCCAGCTGCTGGCCGGAGGAAGCTCTCAA GCGCAGAGTCCTGAAGTGCGATTCcaacagcagctggagcagctgaatGCCATGGGCTTCATTAACCGTGAGGCCAACCTCCAGGCTCTCATCGCCACGGGCGGGGACATCAATGCAGCTATTGAGAGACTGCTGGGCTCCCAGCCTTCCTAA
- the UBQLN4 gene encoding ubiquilin-4 isoform X1 produces MAEPSGGGGGPGPGGSELGGPGGALIRVTVKTPKDKEEIVIADGASVREFKEEISRRFKAKQDQLVLIFAGKILKDGDTLNQHGIKDGLTVHLVIKTPQKVQDPTSAASAAGAASAPATTSPSPAAPSQPSTSSSAALDAGSGGRRSSGSGTLGGPGDGGPNSATSILSGFGGITGLGNLGMGSANFMELQQQMQRQLMSNPEMLSQIMENPLVQNMMSNPDLMRQMIMANPQMQQLMERNPEISHMLNNPELMRQTMELARNPAMMQEMMRNQDRALSNLESIPGGYNALRRMYTDIQEPMFSAAREQFGNNPFSSLTGNSESSSSQPLRTENREPLPNPWSPTPPASQSQAPSSEGSSGSGTTQSTPTVSNPFGLNAASFGAGMFNSPEMQGLLQQISENPQLMQNMISAPYMRSMMQTLAQNPDFAAQIMVNVPLFAGNPQLQEQLRLQLPVFLQQMQNPDSLSILTNPRAMQALLQIQQGLQTLQTEAPGLVPSLGSFGMPRMPPSSTGGSTIPENPVPSASTPASASPPGGGNPQQQLMQQMIQLLAGGSSQAQSPEVRFQQQLEQLNAMGFINREANLQALIATGGDINAAIERLLGSQPS; encoded by the exons ttcaaaGAAGAGATTTCCAGGCGGTTTAAAGCCAAACAGGATCAGCTGGTTCTGATCTTCGCTGGGAAGATCTTGAAGGATGGAGACACTCTGAATCAACACGGGATCAAAGATGGGCTGACCGTGCACTTGGTCATTAAGACTCCACAGAA GGTCCAAGATCCGacatctgctgcttctgccgCCGGTGCTGCTTCTGCCCCCGCCACAACGTccccttctcctgctgccccatcccagcctTCCACATCCAGCAGCGCTGCTCTGGACGCTGGCAGCGGCGGCCGACGGAGCAGCGGGTCCGGGACTCTGGGAGGTCCCGGAGATGGAGGCCCCAACAGTGCCACATCGATCCTTT CTGGCTTTGGCGGCATCACCGGGCTGGGCAACCTCGGCATGGGCTCCGCCAACTTCAtggagctccagcagcagatgcagcGACAGCTGATGTCCAACCCCGAGATGCTCTCTCAGATCATGGAGAACCCCTTGGTGCAGAACATGATGTCGAACCCCGACCTCATGAGGCAGATGATCATGGCCAACCCGCAGATGCAGCAGCTCATGGAGCGAAATCCGGAGATCAGCCACATGCTGAACAACCCGGAGCTGATGAGGCAG ACAATGGAGTTGGCTCGTAACCCCGCCATGATGCAGGAGATGATGCGGAACCAGGACCGCGCTTTGAGCAACCTCGAGAGCATTCCAGGAGGGTACAACGCCTTGCGCCGCATGTACACGGACATCCAGGAGCCCATGTTCAGCGCGGCCAGGGAGCAG TTTGGCAACAACCCCTTCTCTTCCTTAACGGGGAACTCCGagagctccagctctcagcctttgCGGACGGAGAACAGAGAGCCGTTACCGAACCCCTGGAGCCCCACGCCCCCTGCTTCCCAGAGCCAGGCGCCCAGCAGCGAAGGGAGCTCTGGCTCAGGAACCACCCAAAGCACACCGACCGTGTCCAACCCCTTTGGGCTGAATGCTGCCAGCTTCGGGGCTG GCATGTTTAACAGCCCGGAGATGCAAGGGCTCCTGCAGCAGATCTCCGAAAATCCTCAACTGATGCAGAACATGATCTCTGCCCCGTATATGCGGAGCATGATGCAAACTCTCGCCCAGAACCCAGACTTTGCAGCACAG ATCATGGTAAATGTCCCCCTCTTTGCTGGGAATCCACAGCTTCAAGAACAGCTCCGCCTTCAGCTCCCAGTCTTCCTGCAGCAG ATGCAGAACCCAGACTCCCTGTCCATCCTCACCAACCCCCGCGCCATGCAGGCGCTCCTCCAGATCCAGCAGGGACTCCAGACGCTGCAGACGGAGGCCCCAGGACTAGTGCCAAG cctcGGCTCCTTTGGCATGCCTCGAATGCCCCCGTCCTCCACAGGAGGAAGCACAATCCCGGAGAACCCCGTTCCCTCCGCTTCGACGCCGGCCAGTGCCTCTCCACCCGGGGGTGGTaacccccagcagcagctcatgcAGCAGATGATCCAGCTGCTGGCCGGAGGAAGCTCTCAA GCGCAGAGTCCTGAAGTGCGATTCcaacagcagctggagcagctgaatGCCATGGGCTTCATTAACCGTGAGGCCAACCTCCAGGCTCTCATCGCCACGGGCGGGGACATCAATGCAGCTATTGAGAGACTGCTGGGCTCCCAGCCTTCCTAA